In Deltaproteobacteria bacterium, one genomic interval encodes:
- a CDS encoding tyrosine--tRNA ligase, translated as MKSIAEQLKVIKRGIVELISEEELIKKLEERRPLRIKAGFDPTAPDLHLGHTVLLKKLKDFQALEHEVCFLIGNYTAGIGDPTGRNETRPPLSEEQIAENVKTYQEQVFKILDPGKTRLFYNADWFGKWSAVQLLKLQARITTARIQERDDFEKRHKAGTPVSLHELVYPLLQGWDSVEMKADVELGGTDQKFNLLMGRHLQKQVGQKEQAVLTLPLLEGLDGIEKMSKSKGNCIGIIEPPSEMFGKILSINDSLMWRYYDLLSALTSEEINSLKKQVGEGSFHPKQAKVNLAKEMVARFHSAPDAEHAAEEFDRVFKKKDLPEDVTTIEISSQRLPLLLTEVMVKNKLAESNSKARSLIGQNAVSLNNEKVSDLKYQFTRSGEFLLKVGKRHFLKIHFSV; from the coding sequence ATGAAATCCATAGCCGAACAACTAAAAGTTATTAAGCGGGGTATCGTTGAGCTCATTAGTGAAGAAGAATTAATAAAAAAGCTCGAAGAGAGAAGGCCTCTAAGAATCAAGGCGGGCTTTGATCCTACTGCACCTGACTTGCATTTGGGGCACACTGTTCTGCTCAAAAAATTAAAAGACTTTCAGGCTCTGGAACATGAAGTTTGTTTTTTGATCGGAAATTATACAGCAGGAATTGGAGATCCCACCGGCAGAAATGAAACTCGTCCCCCATTGAGTGAAGAACAGATTGCCGAAAATGTGAAGACCTACCAGGAACAAGTGTTTAAGATTTTGGATCCTGGCAAAACACGATTATTCTACAATGCAGATTGGTTTGGAAAGTGGTCTGCAGTTCAACTGCTTAAGCTGCAAGCTCGAATTACTACGGCTCGTATTCAGGAACGGGATGATTTTGAGAAACGCCACAAAGCCGGTACTCCAGTTTCATTGCATGAATTGGTTTATCCTTTGTTACAAGGTTGGGACTCGGTTGAAATGAAAGCAGATGTAGAGTTGGGTGGAACGGATCAAAAATTTAATCTACTGATGGGCCGTCATCTTCAGAAGCAAGTAGGGCAAAAAGAGCAGGCGGTTTTAACCTTACCACTTCTTGAAGGTTTGGATGGCATCGAAAAAATGAGCAAATCGAAGGGGAATTGTATAGGAATCATAGAACCTCCCTCCGAGATGTTTGGAAAAATATTAAGTATTAACGATAGCCTGATGTGGAGATATTATGACTTGCTTAGTGCTCTCACTTCAGAAGAAATAAACTCTCTAAAAAAACAAGTTGGAGAAGGAAGTTTTCATCCCAAACAGGCCAAAGTAAATTTGGCCAAAGAAATGGTTGCTCGTTTTCATTCTGCTCCAGATGCTGAACATGCTGCGGAAGAATTTGACCGGGTGTTCAAGAAAAAAGATCTGCCAGAGGATGTAACAACAATAGAAATTTCCTCTCAGCGCTTACCCCTACTTTTGACCGAAGTCATGGTGAAAAATAAATTGGCGGAGAGTAATAGTAAAGCGAGATCTCTTATTGGGCAAAATGCGGTGAGCTTGAATAATGAGAAGGTGAGTGATCTCAAATATCAATTTACCCGGTCGGGTGAATTTTTATTAAAAGTAGGAAAGAGGCACTTTTTAAAAATACATTTTTCTGTTTAA
- the ligA gene encoding NAD-dependent DNA ligase LigA, whose amino-acid sequence MKKISKAEIEALSLEELEKQIRHHNQLYFEKAAPEISDYDFDQLLLRLKKISPSSALLSEIYPDTSSPIKKTISHSSPMLSLDKCYEEKELLKWAEKFEGDIWATPKIDGLATELRYNEEGRLILAATRGDGIVGEDITENARMILDIPQKISAGPLEIRGEIYMRLSIFEAYKEGFANPRNLAAGAIKQKNPKKTKAYQLSFFGYDILGLPLKTEEEKFKLLQKFSIPTVESKKVNRKTMHEAYEYFLAKRAQEDFETDGVVFKANSTEEQKHLGFTAHHPRYAIAYKFQGDSGVTTLKEVEWSVSRTQVITPVGIVEPVQLSGATVRHVSLHNVGLMQKLGLRVGSKVLMMRRGGVIPNLENVIEAGEGPEIVPPSHCPSCHAATELRDDFLYCSSKTGCRRAKLLELEHFMKVIECDGFGEKLLEKLYDNGLVVDASDFFDLKISDLLDLERMGETLAEKLIGNIQAKKNLTLEKFIRALGIRELAKHSAKILAKEFGSLKKILSLQEEDLEAIHTFGPVIAREVVEGLSRKRGLIERLIERVQLIEMLPVPSPGKFSGKTFLFTGKMSSMDRSEAEKKVEALGGEIASGVTKDLTYLVIGSEGYANREKGNKWLKAETLIAKGASLQIISEEELLEKLG is encoded by the coding sequence ATGAAAAAAATTAGTAAAGCAGAAATCGAAGCCCTTTCGCTTGAAGAATTAGAAAAACAGATTCGACACCACAACCAGCTCTACTTTGAAAAGGCAGCGCCTGAAATTTCCGATTACGATTTTGATCAGCTGCTGCTTCGTTTAAAAAAAATAAGTCCGAGTTCAGCCTTACTGAGTGAAATTTATCCCGACACTTCCTCTCCCATAAAAAAAACGATTAGCCATAGCAGCCCCATGCTTTCGCTCGACAAATGTTACGAAGAAAAGGAACTGCTGAAATGGGCTGAAAAATTCGAAGGAGACATCTGGGCCACGCCTAAAATCGATGGGCTCGCTACCGAGCTTCGTTATAACGAAGAAGGCAGGCTTATCCTGGCGGCCACTCGTGGAGATGGCATTGTGGGAGAAGACATTACGGAAAATGCGAGAATGATTTTGGATATTCCTCAGAAGATTTCAGCAGGGCCCCTTGAAATCCGAGGTGAAATCTACATGAGGCTTTCCATCTTTGAGGCCTACAAAGAAGGCTTTGCCAACCCCAGAAACCTGGCGGCAGGCGCCATCAAACAGAAAAATCCTAAAAAGACCAAGGCGTATCAACTTTCCTTTTTTGGTTATGATATTTTGGGCCTGCCTCTTAAAACAGAAGAAGAAAAGTTTAAACTTTTGCAGAAATTTTCTATCCCGACGGTAGAAAGTAAAAAGGTGAATCGAAAGACGATGCACGAGGCCTATGAATATTTTTTAGCGAAGCGAGCGCAGGAAGATTTTGAAACCGATGGAGTGGTCTTTAAAGCGAACAGTACTGAAGAACAAAAACATTTGGGCTTTACGGCGCATCATCCCCGCTATGCCATTGCCTACAAGTTTCAGGGTGATTCGGGCGTGACGACTTTGAAAGAAGTAGAGTGGAGCGTCTCGCGCACCCAGGTGATTACTCCCGTGGGAATTGTAGAGCCCGTGCAGCTTTCTGGGGCCACTGTTCGACACGTGTCTTTGCACAACGTGGGTCTGATGCAAAAATTGGGTTTAAGAGTAGGCTCCAAGGTATTGATGATGCGTCGAGGGGGAGTCATTCCCAATCTGGAAAATGTGATTGAAGCGGGCGAAGGGCCTGAAATTGTGCCTCCCAGCCACTGTCCTTCTTGTCATGCCGCGACGGAATTGAGGGATGATTTTCTGTATTGCAGCAGCAAAACCGGATGCCGACGCGCCAAGCTGCTGGAGCTTGAACATTTTATGAAAGTGATCGAATGCGACGGCTTTGGTGAAAAACTTTTAGAGAAACTTTACGACAATGGTTTGGTGGTGGATGCTTCGGATTTTTTCGATTTGAAAATTTCCGATTTACTCGACCTGGAACGCATGGGCGAAACCCTGGCTGAAAAACTCATTGGCAATATTCAAGCTAAGAAAAATTTGACTCTTGAAAAATTTATACGAGCTCTTGGAATTCGTGAACTGGCCAAGCACAGCGCGAAAATTCTAGCGAAAGAATTTGGCAGTCTGAAAAAAATTCTTTCTCTTCAAGAAGAAGATCTCGAAGCCATCCATACCTTCGGTCCGGTGATTGCGCGGGAAGTGGTAGAAGGATTAAGTCGGAAGAGAGGACTGATAGAGAGGTTGATTGAAAGAGTACAGTTGATTGAAATGCTGCCTGTTCCTAGTCCTGGAAAATTCAGTGGGAAAACCTTTCTCTTCACCGGTAAAATGTCTTCTATGGATCGCAGTGAAGCCGAAAAAAAAGTGGAGGCCTTGGGCGGAGAAATTGCTTCGGGTGTAACGAAAGATCTAACTTATTTGGTGATCGGCTCGGAAGGCTATGCCAATCGCGAGAAAGGTAACAAATGGCTCAAGGCGGAAACTCTAATCGCAAAAGGGGCTTCGTTACAGATTATTTCGGAAGAGGAGCTCTTGGAGAAACTGGGTTAG
- a CDS encoding YmdB family metallophosphoesterase: MKILFIGDIFGEVGKKAVLEKVPLFRLQQQVDFVIANGENVSKGKGIKIKEAHELFDCGVDVITSGNHAFDQDETEAYFRQEPRFIHPANYNLLTPSKGWVICEVHSGIKIGVINLAGQIFMSPANCPFECVDRLLKHEMQGDADIVIVDMHADASSECRAMGWHLEGRVAAVLGTHMHVQTADEEILPGGTAYITDVGMTGPYRSVIGMSVEGVLKKFRTGMKQRYIPASEDVRFCALLLEVEENTGKATSIQRIQERMK, from the coding sequence ATGAAAATACTATTTATAGGTGACATCTTTGGTGAAGTTGGCAAAAAAGCGGTACTTGAAAAAGTTCCGCTTTTTCGTTTGCAGCAGCAGGTTGATTTTGTGATCGCTAATGGTGAAAACGTCAGCAAGGGCAAGGGGATTAAAATCAAGGAGGCCCACGAACTCTTTGATTGTGGTGTGGATGTCATTACAAGCGGTAACCATGCTTTTGACCAGGATGAGACCGAAGCCTATTTTCGTCAGGAACCCCGATTTATTCATCCCGCAAATTATAATTTACTTACACCCAGCAAAGGTTGGGTGATTTGTGAAGTTCATTCTGGAATAAAAATTGGGGTGATCAATCTTGCTGGGCAAATTTTTATGAGTCCGGCCAATTGTCCTTTTGAATGTGTAGATCGTTTGTTGAAGCATGAAATGCAAGGCGACGCTGATATTGTCATCGTAGATATGCATGCAGATGCCAGCAGCGAATGTCGCGCCATGGGCTGGCATTTGGAGGGCCGTGTGGCCGCTGTTCTTGGAACTCACATGCATGTGCAAACAGCCGATGAAGAAATCTTGCCTGGAGGAACTGCCTATATTACTGATGTTGGCATGACAGGGCCTTATCGATCGGTGATTGGAATGAGTGTGGAAGGGGTTCTTAAAAAGTTTAGAACCGGCATGAAGCAAAGGTATATCCCCGCTTCGGAAGATGTGCGTTTTTGTGCGCTACTGTTGGAGGTAGAAGAAAATACAGGAAAGGCGACCTCTATCCAAAGGATTCAGGAGAGAATGAAATGA
- a CDS encoding cation-transporting P-type ATPase: MPHSNLGLTSHEARKRLEVQGPNEVIPSDFESTFSQLKHALFDPMGLMLLGLSFLYLLIGDRTDAIVLFIAFIPVTAVDVVLELKASKALRALKATLNPKAKVLRDSQITEVPSRELVVGDVLVFEEGQTLPADGKVLEVATLTLSEAALTGESIPLDKSEGHFFYAGTTVLSGRGLGLVEVTGRKTQYGKIARLLEKTEAEVSPLRKKVDRLVKKVLSLALLLAVILFAVELFRHRPFVESLIVALTFGMAAVPEEFPLVFTLYLSLGAWRLSKHGVLVKSLPSVETLGSVDVICTDKTGTLTEGRFQLEELQTLESSASDELWTSALMACEIHVVDSMELAIVAKSSVTAQKNIKNWKLIHDYPFELSGKHMSHVWHNADTGEWRMAMKGAMEGVLEHCDLSPEESQKIEKMTTPLAQSGKRLLGLATRGGSFNGDRIQDENKLKFIGVLVFNDPVRPSIKAAVLKCQEAGIQVKMLTGDHPLTAHAVADEVGMLHSHVHLYTGDQLSKMSESERFAAYEKGAIFSRVLPEQKHEMVQALKASGKIVAMTGDGINDAPALKLADIGISMGQNATDVARSSAQMVLLKNDFSGISEAVFEGRRIFSNLKRSFSYLVAFHIPIILLALCPPLLGWGDLLLPLHIVLLELIVHPVSAFTFENMSPDQAARNEKQGLLSSAQIGRSALAGMLVSLGALLLFYFLTKTQGIELARTAAFTSVLLGNIFFVLNESWPLLTRRFYITMVSIAFLSLAFVFVPTLATMFHFKMLGFRELFLSLLVASLALLTPLGGRNQHHTLPS; the protein is encoded by the coding sequence ATGCCGCACTCCAACCTTGGACTCACCAGCCACGAAGCCCGCAAACGCCTTGAAGTACAGGGCCCCAATGAAGTAATTCCCAGTGATTTCGAATCTACTTTTTCACAACTCAAACATGCACTCTTCGACCCTATGGGCCTGATGTTGCTCGGCCTTTCTTTTCTTTATCTTCTAATAGGTGACCGCACCGATGCCATTGTTTTGTTTATCGCTTTCATTCCGGTGACTGCAGTCGATGTCGTATTGGAACTCAAGGCCAGCAAGGCCTTACGGGCCCTGAAAGCCACGCTCAATCCCAAGGCAAAAGTCTTAAGAGATTCTCAAATCACCGAAGTTCCGAGCCGCGAGCTTGTCGTGGGAGATGTCTTGGTCTTTGAAGAAGGGCAGACCCTGCCAGCCGATGGAAAAGTGCTTGAAGTCGCCACACTCACCCTCAGTGAAGCTGCGCTGACGGGAGAATCGATTCCCTTGGATAAATCCGAAGGCCACTTTTTTTACGCTGGAACTACCGTGCTGAGCGGAAGGGGTCTGGGTCTGGTGGAAGTAACTGGTAGAAAAACCCAATATGGAAAGATTGCACGACTGCTGGAAAAAACCGAAGCAGAAGTAAGCCCGCTGCGAAAAAAAGTGGATCGCTTGGTCAAAAAAGTACTCAGTCTCGCCCTGCTGTTAGCCGTCATTTTATTTGCCGTGGAACTTTTCAGACATCGGCCTTTTGTCGAAAGTCTGATAGTGGCCTTAACCTTTGGCATGGCGGCCGTGCCGGAAGAATTCCCTTTGGTCTTTACTCTCTACCTGAGCCTGGGCGCCTGGCGTTTGTCGAAGCATGGAGTTTTGGTAAAATCTCTCCCCAGTGTCGAAACCTTGGGAAGTGTGGATGTCATCTGCACCGATAAAACCGGAACCTTAACCGAGGGCCGATTTCAGCTGGAAGAGCTTCAAACACTCGAATCCTCTGCTTCGGATGAACTCTGGACCTCTGCCTTGATGGCCTGCGAAATCCATGTCGTTGATTCGATGGAACTCGCCATTGTGGCCAAGTCTTCCGTGACCGCTCAAAAAAATATTAAAAACTGGAAACTCATTCACGATTACCCTTTTGAACTCAGCGGTAAACACATGTCACACGTGTGGCACAATGCCGACACGGGCGAATGGCGCATGGCCATGAAAGGCGCTATGGAAGGGGTTTTGGAGCATTGCGATCTCAGTCCTGAGGAGTCCCAAAAAATTGAAAAAATGACCACGCCCCTTGCCCAATCGGGTAAAAGACTTCTGGGCCTCGCTACAAGAGGGGGATCTTTTAACGGCGATCGGATTCAAGACGAAAACAAATTAAAATTTATAGGAGTGCTGGTCTTCAACGATCCGGTTCGCCCTTCGATTAAGGCGGCAGTTCTGAAGTGCCAGGAAGCCGGCATTCAGGTGAAGATGCTCACCGGTGATCATCCACTCACCGCGCATGCCGTGGCGGATGAAGTGGGCATGCTTCATTCTCATGTTCATTTGTACACGGGAGATCAGCTTTCAAAGATGAGTGAAAGCGAAAGGTTTGCCGCTTATGAAAAGGGTGCCATTTTTTCGCGTGTGCTTCCCGAACAAAAACACGAAATGGTACAGGCCTTGAAAGCCTCTGGCAAAATTGTGGCCATGACCGGAGATGGAATCAACGATGCGCCGGCACTCAAACTTGCCGACATCGGCATCAGTATGGGACAAAATGCCACCGATGTGGCACGATCGTCGGCACAGATGGTTTTGCTGAAAAATGATTTTTCTGGAATCAGCGAAGCGGTTTTTGAAGGACGCCGCATTTTTTCAAATCTAAAAAGAAGCTTTTCCTATTTGGTAGCCTTTCATATCCCCATTATTCTTCTGGCACTCTGCCCGCCCTTGCTGGGTTGGGGTGATCTTTTGCTGCCTTTGCATATCGTGCTCTTGGAACTCATCGTGCATCCTGTGTCTGCCTTTACCTTCGAAAACATGAGTCCTGACCAGGCCGCCAGGAATGAAAAGCAAGGCCTGCTTTCCTCCGCTCAGATTGGCCGATCGGCCCTTGCCGGAATGCTGGTGAGTTTGGGGGCACTGCTGCTCTTTTATTTTCTGACAAAAACCCAGGGAATCGAGTTGGCACGAACGGCCGCTTTCACTTCAGTGCTCCTCGGAAATATCTTTTTTGTACTCAACGAATCCTGGCCACTTCTAACACGTCGCTTTTATATCACAATGGTCAGCATCGCTTTCCTTAGCCTTGCCTTTGTTTTTGTCCCTACCCTTGCGACAATGTTTCATTTTAAAATGCTGGGATTTCGGGAACTATTCCTATCCCTACTCGTGGCAAGCTTAGCCTTGCTGACACCTCTGGGAGGTCGAAACCAACACCACACACTCCCCTCTTAA
- a CDS encoding VWA domain-containing protein, which produces MLLLTFFYSLRTLKIPVGTQEWLYLMDALSEDLAGSSLDKFYYLARSVLVKSEALYDAFDQAFLACFRDIPAQVNLHDELLEWLNKSLDPASRPQLPKIDPLTLEELRRRLLERLKEQHEEHHGGSKWIGTGGTSPFGHSGAHPSGIRIGGPGGGKMAVKVAEERRFQNYRNDRVLDTRQLKVALKRLRKLNREGIAEELNMEKSIESTCKNAGEIDLVFEAPRKNQTELLLLMDVGGSMDVYAEMAEALFSAAHASNHFKAFHHFYFHNCIYSKLYTDMSRRKTILVDEVFKKFRKSFHVIIVGDACMNPYELFVPGGVIDYWQNEREPGMTWLKRIKDHYPASTWLNPETESFWKSHPTIHAISNIFKMFPLSVEGLTQAIALLKKGQLNPIKLSV; this is translated from the coding sequence ATGCTCCTTCTTACCTTCTTTTACAGTTTAAGAACCTTGAAAATTCCAGTAGGCACCCAGGAATGGCTGTATCTGATGGATGCCCTCTCCGAAGACTTGGCGGGATCTTCTCTCGATAAATTTTATTACCTGGCCCGCTCTGTTTTGGTGAAGTCCGAGGCCTTGTACGATGCCTTTGATCAGGCCTTTCTGGCCTGTTTTCGTGATATCCCCGCCCAGGTGAATTTGCACGACGAGCTTTTGGAGTGGCTCAATAAAAGCCTGGATCCTGCCAGCCGGCCTCAGCTTCCCAAGATTGATCCCTTAACTTTAGAAGAACTTCGCCGTCGTTTGTTGGAACGTCTGAAAGAACAACACGAAGAACATCATGGAGGAAGCAAATGGATTGGTACCGGCGGGACCTCTCCCTTCGGGCATTCGGGGGCGCATCCTTCTGGAATCAGAATCGGTGGCCCTGGCGGGGGGAAGATGGCCGTAAAAGTGGCGGAGGAGCGACGTTTTCAAAATTACCGAAACGATCGTGTGCTGGACACGCGTCAATTAAAGGTGGCGTTGAAACGACTCCGAAAATTAAATCGGGAAGGTATTGCCGAAGAATTGAACATGGAGAAGAGCATTGAATCTACCTGTAAAAATGCGGGTGAAATTGATCTGGTGTTTGAAGCCCCTCGAAAAAATCAGACGGAACTTTTACTGCTGATGGATGTAGGCGGTAGCATGGATGTCTACGCTGAAATGGCCGAAGCCTTGTTTTCTGCCGCCCACGCCTCCAACCATTTTAAGGCCTTCCACCATTTTTATTTTCACAACTGCATTTATTCCAAACTCTATACCGACATGAGCCGCCGAAAAACCATCCTGGTGGATGAGGTTTTTAAAAAATTTCGAAAAAGTTTCCATGTGATTATTGTGGGTGATGCCTGCATGAATCCTTACGAACTGTTTGTACCAGGTGGAGTAATCGATTATTGGCAGAATGAACGCGAACCCGGCATGACCTGGCTGAAACGCATCAAAGACCACTATCCCGCCTCCACTTGGTTGAATCCAGAAACCGAAAGCTTTTGGAAATCACATCCCACTATTCACGCGATTTCCAACATATTCAAAATGTTCCCTTTAAGCGTAGAAGGCCTCACTCAGGCCATTGCCCTTTTGAAAAAAGGCCAACTGAATCCAATAAAACTGAGTGTATAA
- the rsmI gene encoding 16S rRNA (cytidine(1402)-2'-O)-methyltransferase has product MGASSTFYIVSTPIGNLEDITLRALRILKEVDLIACEDTRHSQHLLQHFQISKPLLSCYQQNQAGRVPQILALLEEGKSVAYITDAGTPGISDPGQLVIQEVIKAGYEVVPIPGACAAITALSASGLETHPFYFHGFLPLKPGKRRKLFESLKVLESTLVFYEAGNRMHRCLRDLGENFSAETQVVVGRELTKKFEEFIRGTLSEVAEKIPREGLRGECVVLVSTSQRCQQG; this is encoded by the coding sequence ATGGGAGCCTCTTCTACTTTCTATATTGTTTCCACCCCCATCGGAAATCTCGAAGACATCACGCTTCGCGCCTTGCGCATTTTGAAGGAAGTGGATCTCATCGCCTGCGAAGATACGCGTCACAGTCAGCATCTGCTTCAGCATTTTCAAATTTCAAAACCTCTCCTCAGTTGTTACCAGCAAAATCAGGCGGGGCGTGTGCCGCAGATTTTGGCTTTGTTGGAAGAAGGCAAGAGTGTCGCTTATATTACCGATGCCGGAACACCTGGAATTTCAGATCCCGGTCAGTTGGTGATTCAGGAAGTGATTAAGGCGGGGTATGAAGTGGTCCCTATCCCCGGAGCTTGCGCTGCAATCACCGCCTTGTCGGCATCGGGGTTGGAGACCCATCCTTTCTACTTTCATGGATTTCTTCCATTAAAACCGGGGAAGCGTCGCAAACTTTTTGAAAGTTTAAAAGTTTTGGAATCGACTCTGGTTTTTTACGAAGCGGGAAATCGCATGCACCGGTGTCTGCGTGATCTTGGCGAAAATTTTTCTGCGGAAACTCAAGTGGTAGTAGGGCGAGAACTTACCAAAAAGTTTGAGGAATTTATACGGGGCACCTTGAGTGAAGTGGCTGAAAAAATCCCCCGCGAAGGGTTAAGAGGGGAGTGTGTGGTGTTGGTTTCGACCTCCCAGAGGTGTCAGCAAGGCTAA
- the rny gene encoding ribonuclease Y codes for MSSIIGGLIGLIALLVGSVLGFLVRKKLAEAKIQSAEAQVQNILEEGKKRTENLKKEAELEIRDQKLQAKSKIEEEIKNRKSEVVELEKRILAKENILDKKSDNLERKDQDLIRKSRELEGREQQVKTLEGKYQELVEEQKVTLEKVAGMTSEEAKKKLTEGLLEQAKLQISKEVKQYEEACKSEVEKRSRRILSQAIERLAGEWVTERTITVVHLTSDEMKGRIIGREGRNIRTIEQLTGVDLIVDDTPNAVVLSAYNPVRREIARIVLEKLMQDGRIHPTRIEEMVEKVNREMETQIKETGEAAVFELGIHGMHPELVRLLGMLKFRTSYAQNVLTHSIEVGFLAGIMAAELGINEKMARRAGLLHDIGKAVSHEVEGSHAIIGADIAKKYGEDPRVVHAIAAHHEDVPQETALAHIVDAADALSGARPGARSEVLESYVKRVEELEKIATSFPGVNKAFAIQAGREIRVLVENDKISDDKANVLCHDIARKIEDNLTYPGQIKVTVVRELRVVDYAK; via the coding sequence ATGAGTTCCATTATCGGTGGATTAATTGGACTGATAGCACTTTTGGTGGGTTCGGTACTGGGTTTTTTGGTAAGAAAAAAATTAGCCGAGGCTAAAATTCAATCGGCCGAAGCCCAGGTTCAAAATATTTTAGAGGAAGGGAAAAAAAGAACAGAAAATCTCAAGAAAGAAGCTGAGCTAGAGATTCGGGATCAAAAACTTCAAGCAAAGAGCAAAATTGAAGAAGAAATCAAAAACAGAAAATCTGAAGTAGTAGAACTTGAAAAGCGTATTCTTGCCAAAGAAAACATCCTCGATAAAAAGTCGGATAATCTGGAAAGAAAAGATCAAGATCTGATTCGAAAATCTAGGGAACTTGAGGGTAGAGAACAACAAGTAAAGACCTTGGAAGGCAAATATCAAGAGCTTGTAGAAGAACAAAAAGTTACTTTGGAAAAAGTGGCAGGAATGACTTCGGAAGAGGCTAAGAAAAAACTCACCGAGGGGCTACTGGAACAAGCCAAACTTCAAATTTCAAAAGAAGTAAAACAATACGAAGAAGCCTGTAAAAGTGAGGTCGAAAAGAGAAGTCGTCGTATCTTGTCTCAAGCCATTGAACGCTTGGCGGGTGAATGGGTAACCGAGCGCACCATTACCGTCGTTCATTTAACCAGTGATGAAATGAAGGGTCGCATCATTGGCCGAGAGGGACGAAATATTCGCACCATCGAGCAGCTGACGGGTGTGGACCTCATTGTCGACGACACCCCCAACGCAGTAGTGCTCTCGGCATACAACCCTGTCCGTCGTGAAATCGCCCGCATCGTACTCGAAAAACTCATGCAAGATGGTCGTATCCATCCTACCCGCATCGAAGAAATGGTTGAAAAAGTGAATCGGGAGATGGAAACCCAAATTAAAGAAACCGGTGAAGCCGCGGTTTTTGAGCTAGGCATTCATGGCATGCATCCTGAGCTGGTGCGTTTATTAGGGATGCTTAAGTTTAGAACCAGTTATGCGCAAAATGTTCTCACTCATTCCATTGAAGTAGGTTTTCTCGCTGGCATCATGGCTGCAGAATTGGGGATTAACGAGAAAATGGCTCGTCGTGCTGGTTTGCTGCATGATATTGGGAAGGCAGTGAGCCATGAAGTAGAAGGTTCTCATGCAATTATTGGTGCCGACATTGCCAAGAAATATGGTGAAGATCCCCGTGTGGTTCACGCCATCGCTGCCCATCATGAAGATGTGCCCCAAGAAACTGCCTTGGCTCACATCGTCGATGCGGCAGATGCCTTGTCCGGTGCTCGTCCCGGCGCACGAAGCGAAGTGTTGGAATCGTATGTAAAACGAGTGGAAGAACTTGAAAAAATTGCAACCTCTTTTCCTGGTGTCAATAAGGCCTTTGCCATTCAGGCTGGACGTGAAATCCGCGTGCTGGTTGAAAACGACAAAATTAGCGACGATAAAGCCAATGTGCTTTGTCATGATATCGCCAGAAAAATTGAAGATAACCTCACTTATCCGGGTCAGATTAAAGTGACTGTGGTGCGTGAACTGCGCGTGGTGGATTACGCGAAGTAA
- a CDS encoding histidine phosphatase family protein, with product MLELYLIRHGQTDWNLERRVMGKQPIGLNETGRAQVQDLALALQDLQLDQLFSSPLQRAQESAGILNQDRGLTPSLHEALREIEYGIWVGKTFEEVRSSTDFIDPYANPHLPVCAEGESLQQVRDRAIAFVEELRQKEDNARIMLVSHADWIKTVILHYLDLPLSKIRQLRIDNASMTYLTFESKQARVLTVNHNPNFARLFLNRPSF from the coding sequence ATGTTAGAACTTTATCTGATTCGTCATGGTCAAACCGACTGGAACTTAGAACGTCGCGTGATGGGCAAACAGCCTATCGGCTTGAATGAAACGGGGAGGGCGCAGGTGCAGGATTTAGCTCTGGCTCTTCAGGATCTACAATTAGATCAACTATTTTCTTCTCCCTTGCAACGCGCCCAGGAAAGTGCGGGTATTTTAAATCAAGATCGGGGACTCACTCCGAGTTTGCATGAAGCCCTACGCGAGATTGAATATGGAATCTGGGTGGGAAAAACTTTTGAGGAGGTTCGAAGCTCCACTGATTTTATTGATCCTTATGCGAACCCTCATTTGCCGGTTTGTGCAGAGGGTGAATCTTTGCAGCAGGTGAGAGACAGGGCCATTGCCTTTGTGGAGGAGCTGCGGCAAAAAGAGGATAATGCTCGCATTATGCTGGTCTCCCATGCCGATTGGATCAAGACCGTGATCTTGCATTATTTGGACTTGCCGCTTTCCAAGATTCGCCAATTGCGCATTGACAATGCCTCCATGACCTATCTGACTTTCGAATCCAAACAGGCACGAGTGCTTACGGTGAATCACAATCCCAATTTTGCCCGTTTGTTTTTGAATAGGCCTTCGTTTTGA